A window of Thermoleophilia bacterium genomic DNA:
ACCATCAAACAAGGCAATGCGATGGCAGGCACCGGTCAGGTAAGTCGCACAGCCCACATTCCCTACTATCCATTCTTCTACGTTGTGGCGTTTGGTTGGTTTCTCTCAGCTCTTGCCGTCTTGGGGCACATGGCCAGTCTAGCCCTCGAAGCGAGGGGAGGACGCCGATGAGTAACGAAGTCATTGGCATCATTGGGCTGGCGGTCTTTTTCATCCTGATATACCTCGGTCTTCCCATCTCCATGGCCTTTCTTACCGTGGGGATCGGAGGGATTGCTCTCTTTCGCACGTTTGGCAGTTCGCTTTCCATTCTCGGAACCAGCCCTTTCCACACGATGACCTCCTACGTGTGGTCGGTATTTCCTCTATTCACGTTCATGGGGTTTCTCGCCTTGATGGCCAATGTGGCTCCCAGTTTCTATGAAGGCTGTAAAGCATGGATTGGCCACTGGCCCGGGGGGATGGGACACGCATGCATTCTGGCTAATACTGCCTTTGGAGCCTGTGTAGGGGATCCTACGACAGCAGCCATGACCTTCACTCCAATGTCCCTTCCAGTGATGCGAAAGCAGGGCTACGCTGACCGCGTGTCTATCGGCGTGATTTCAGCTTCGGGCATTTTGGCTACCCTGATCCCTCCCAGCGGAAGTCTGATCATTTACGGCGCGCTTACTTCAACCTCGATAGGTGAACTCTTCATGGCCGGAGTCATACCAGGACTCGCACTTGCTGTGCTTTACATGATCACCTTAGGGGTGATTTGCGTAATTAATCCGCGCTTGGCACCTCCCAGCGAGAAAGCAAGCTGGCGGGAGCGATGGGTGGGGCTGTGGAGAATGTGGCCGTTTGTTTTTGTGTTGGCGGTGATCTTGGGCGGTATCTACCTAGGCGTGTTTACTCCGACAGAAGCGGGAGCGGTGGGCTGTTTTGTTATGCTCATCATTGCTGTGTTCCGCCGCGGTCTCAGCTGGAAGAGTTTCCTCCAGGCTTTTGCCGAGGCTGGCAAGGTTATGGGCGCGGTTGGGTTCATGATAGTCGGGGCCACCATTTTTAACGTCTTCTTAGCCTTCACAGGTCTTCCCAAAGCGTTAGCTGAGTCGGTAGCCGGAGTGACTCAGAGCCCGCTTATTTTTAGCCTTCTCATGATTGTTGTCTATTTTGTGCTGGGTATGTTCATGGACCCAGGGTCAGTGACTTTGCTCACCGTACCGTTGTTCTATCCCATCTGTCAGGCGGTGGGGCTATCCTCTCTCCAGTACGGTGTCTTGCTTACTCTGATGCTGGGTATTGGGGGCTTGACGCCGCCCTACGGCATGATCCTAATAATGATCGCTGGCTACTTCCGCGGCATCAAATTGGGCGATGCCTTTCGAGGGGCGGCGCCCTATATCATTCCGCTTCTGATCATGGCGGTGCTCATTGTGCTGTTCCCGGCGATTGTCCACTTTCTCCCCAGCCACATGGTCAATCGATGAGACCTTGGCAAGGATTGATGAGGTCTCGGCGAGATAGCAACCTGATTTTACGAGCGGGCTGAACAAAACAACCCGTCTGTCTCGGGTTTCGACGGCCTGAGACCGTCTCTATTTCCGCCCGAGACAGACGGGTTGAGCTTACAGGCGCGCAGGTTGCCTCTGCACTCCTGAAGGTTAGAAGTCGATCTCGTAATGGTATACGCCATTACGTAACTGACTCCGGACTTTAAAGCCGCTCTTGTTGATCACCGCCTGCATCGGCTTGTTGTCTCGCAGTACTTCCGCGGTAAATCCGGCGATACCGTTGCGTTTGGCGATATTAGCCAAGTGTTTCATGATGAAAGTGCCTATGCCACGGTTCTGCCAGTCATCTCTTACGACAAAAGCCACCTCGGCCCGGTTTGTCTTAGGATCAAGGTAGTAACGTCCAATAGCGATGATCTCTTCTCCTTGCGGCGCCGGGATGGTACCTACAATGGCCACCTCGTTCCGGTGATCCACGTAGACAAAGTTCTGTAGCTGCTTCCGAGGAATCCGTTTCAGGTGCTGCATGTAGCGATAGTAGATGGTTTCCTGCGAGAGCGAGTAAAACAGGTCCCTAGTCAGGGGCTCATCCGTGGGGTTCATGGCCCGGAAACTAATCAAGGTCCCATCGTCTAACACCATAGTGGTGCGCACCTCTTTGGGCCCTACCACGAACCTTCCCTCGACATCCGCAAGCTCTGGGCGCACCCACTTATACTCGATGGCTTTAGCCAGGAGTTCCTCACGGAATTTGGGATGGGCAATGCATATGAGAGCAAGTGCTCGCTCTTGGATAGTCTTGCCGTGCAAGTATGCAATGCCGTACTCGGTTACCACGTAGTGCACTGCGCCTCGTGGGGTGACCACGCCGGCTCCGGGCTTAAGTGTAGGCACAATACGCGAGACCTTTCCTCCTTCTGCGGTTGAGGGCAAAGCAATTATTGCTCGCCCGCCTGGGGAACGCCCGGCGCCTTGGTTAAAGTCAGATTGTCCGCCGATTCCCGAGTAGAACATTGTGCCTAGGGAGTCGGAACACACCTGGCCTGTGAGATCCACCTCAAGCGCAGTGTTGATGGCCACCATCTTGTTTTGGCGACCGATGATGAACGGGTCGTTCACATACTCGGTCGGGTTGAAGGAGAATAACGGGTTGTTGTCTACGTATTCGTAGAGCCTACGAGTGCCTATAGCAAAGCTCGTAACAATCTTTCCTCTGTCGAGCGACTTTTGGTTTCCTGTTACCGCTCCGCTCTCGATCAGTGGGATTATCGCGTCGGTGATCAACTCAGTGTGAATCCCAAGGTCTTTCTTGTCTTTTAGATGGGCTACGACTGCATGGGGGATACGCCCTATACCAATCTCGATCGTCGACCCGTCCTCAACCAGCGAGGCGATGTTTTCGCCGATAGCCTGGATGACGCTGTCGGTGTCTTCGAGCGTACCTTCCTGGCCAACAGTCTCGCCAAATGACTCGTAGGTGGTCTCAATCAGGGGTTCATCCACCGGGACCAAAATGTCGAGGTCAAGCACGTTGACCAGGCTATCTCCCATGGTCCACGGCATCTGGGGATTTACTTGGGCGATAACCAATCCCGCATTAGCAGCAGCGGCTTTTACAATGTCCACGCTGATGCCCAGGCTACACCGACCAAGCTTGTCAGGCGGAGTTACCTGGATTAAGGCCACATCGAGAGGAAGCCGCCCACTCGAGAAAAGTGCAGGAATGTCCGACAGGGCTATGGGGGTATAGTCCCCGTAGCCTTGCTGGATCATCTCCCTTACGTTTGCTGAAATGAAGAAAGTGTTGACAGAGAAATAATCGACGAGCTCTTTGAAGGCATACGGAGCCTCGCCCAGGGTGAGCGAAGATATCACTTGCGTGTCTGCTAGGTCCGCGTGACGGGCCACTAACGCGCGTACCAGATGAAGCGGTTGCGCTCCGCCTGTTCCGATGAATATGCGCTGGCCCGGTCTAATGTGGGAGACCGCCTGCTCGGCAGTCATAATCATGTCCTTGTACTTTTCCTGCCAATCAGGATCGTAATCAGTCTTGCGGCCGGTTGTCATCGCGCACCTCCCGGTGACAGCTGGATTCGGGCATCGGCGGCCACCGAATCCTCGCCCGGCTCACGAACTATAAAGGGATTGATGTCGAGCTCGGCTATCTGGGGAAAGTCGGTGACCAGCTGGCTGATGCGCTGGAGGGCTTCAGCTATCGCGGCCAGATTCACTCCGGATTGCCCCCTCACCCCTTCGAGCAGCTTGTAAGAGCGGGTGCCCATGAGCATTTCCATAGCTTCACTCTGCGTGATCGGCGCCAAATGGAAAGTCACATCCTTCATCACTTCCACGAAGATTCCCCCGAGGCCGAACATCAACATGGGACCAAACTGGGGATCGCGCACCATCCCCAATATCACTTCTCGTCCCTTGGGCACCATCTGCTCCAAATAGACCCCTTCCAGAACAGCATTGGGCACCCGACGCGGTATCCGCAGCATCATTAGCTCAAACGCATCGACTACTTCCTGCACACTACCCAGATTCAAGGCCACCCCGCCAACGTCGGACTTGTGGATTATGTCTGGTGAGACAATCTTCATCGCAAGGGGAAAGCCCAGGCGCGGGGCGATCTCCGCCGCTTCCTCGGCAGTGCTTACAAACTTGCCCTCGGGAACCACAAAGTCGTAAGCGCGCAAGATGTCCTTGGCTTTGACCTCGCTCACATAAAGTCTACCCAGGCGAAGCTGGCGCGAAATTATGCGTTCAACTCGACGACGGTTAACCGGAAAACGAGTGACAATGCGCGGTGGCCGAGCCCGCCAAGCAGCATAGTCCACCATGGCTTTGAGGGCTGTTACAGCTCTCTCGGGGGAGGGGTAATCCGGCAGGTTGGCAGCCACCAACTCTTCTCTGGCGGGCATAACCTCCGCGCCGCCCATGAAAGCAGCCAGGAGGGGCTTTTCTCCGCGCGCCTTGCTTGCAATAGCGCGTGCCGTATCTGCTGGCCGGGTCATAGCCTGGGGGGTAAGAATCACCAGCACTGCGTCGATTGTGGGATCGGCCTGAGCGGCTTCCACGGCCAAAGCGTACCTTTCGGGGTCGGCGTCGCCGAGCACGTCAATGGGATTCCCCACACTGGCGGCGGGAGGAAGCTTTTCTCTAAGTTCATCGGCGATCCGAGGGTGAAGCGGCGCTACCTGAAGGCCGGCCTGCTCTACCGCGTCAGCGGCCATGATGCCCGGCCCTCCGGCGTTGGTGATAATGGCCACTCGGTTTCCTTTTGGCAGGGGTTGCATAGCAAAGGCGGTGGCGATATCAAATAGCGACTCGAAAGTCTCTGCTCTGATAATGCCCGCCCGTCTAAAAGCTGCACCATACGCGATGTCGGCGCCTGCCAGCGCGCCCGTGTGCGAAGAAGCAGCTCGAGAACCGGCTTGCGTGGTGCCTGCCTTCAGGATGACCACTGGTTTGACCGAGGCCACTGCCTCCCCTACTCGGATAAACTCGTCCCCCGACGTAATACTTTCCAGGTAGCCCACGATGACTTTAGTCTTGTCGTCGTCGGCGAAGGCAGCCAGGAAATCCGTCTCGTCGAGGTCCGCTTTGTTGCCAATGCTAAGAAGACAGGCGAGCCCAAGTTTCCGCTGGGCAGCCATATCGAGTATGGCGGCGCAAAGCGCACCCGACTGAGAAACCACCGAAATGCCGCCCGGCTGGGGAGTGTGGCTGGCAAAGGTGGCGTTCATGTTGTGATGAGTGTTGATCAGGCCAAGACAATTGGGTCCCAGCAAGCGAGTACCGGCGGAACGACACAGATCAGTTATCTCTCGTTCGAGCCGGGCTCCCTCTTCCCCTACCTCCTTGAACCCCGCCGTTATGACCACGACGTTCTTGGTCTTTAACTTAAGACAGCTTATGATGGCTTGCTTTACCGCCTGAGTGGGGACCGTTATGACGCATACGTCCAGAGGTTGCCCATACTCCTCCAGGCTCTTGTAGACCTTCAGTCCGAACATCTCGCCGCCAGCAGGGTTGACAGGGATGATCTCGCCTTGGTACCCGGACTTTACAAGGTTGGCTACCACTGCATACCCAACCTTGCCTGGCGTACGTGAGGCCCCCACCACAGCTATGTTGTGTGGGTACAAAAGAGACTCAAGCATCGACTATCGTTTCCTCTCACAGAGATTGACGGTCTTACAGAACTTCCAGACACGCCTTTGGGCGTGTGATTCGCAAACAGGCCGGCTGGTTTTACGACAAGCCGAAATCCAAAGTGCAATGATACTACGACTAGTCGTATAGAATCAGAAAACGGCTCCGTGTTTGCGAGGCAGAGTGTTCCAATGCAAGGGTTCTTACCGGTAACATGACTGCACGGCCCCGCTGTTTTTGGGAGTAGGTCGTTGAAGAACGTTTTTAGGATATTCTTGGTGCTGGTCGCTGTCCTTGCCTTATGCTCGCCGCTGATGTTTTGGCCAGCCGAGCAGGCCAGTGTGACGGGGACGCAGATCGCCGAAGCCACGGTTACCATTCCCTCGCCGGTTGTTGTAACAGCCACGTTGGTCTCCACAGAGACTACGGCTCCTCCCACTACGGCTACTACTGTTGCTTCGTCCTTGACAACCACAACGACTACTGAGCCTGTGCTCACAGCTACCATTGCCGCAGTGGGAGATGTTCTCCCTCACGTACCCATCATGCGCGGCGCCCACGACCCGGCCACAAAGTCCTACGACTTTCGCCCGCTTTTTGCGTCAGTGGCGCCCTACATTTCGCGGGCCGACTACGCTGTTGCCAATCTCGAGACGAAGGTGGCGGGAGAGGACTTTGGGTACAGTGGGTATCCCCTTTTCAACTGTCCCACCAGTATTGCGTATGCTCTCAGGTCCGCTGGCTTTGATCTTATGGCTACGGCTAACAATCACACGTTTGATTTTGGGTGGGAGGGGCTTGTCGCCACGCTGGACAACCTTGAGCGGTTTGGACTTGCTCATGTGGGCACCTACCGCTCTCTCGATGAGCAGAGAAAGCCGTTTGTGGTCGATGTCCAGGGTATCAAGGTCGCCTTTCTCAATTACACCTCGTGGCTAAACGGTTTTGTTGTCCCTCGAGATCGTCAGCCCTATGCAGTGAACATGCTTGACGCTGACCAAGTGGCCGAAGACGCGGCGGCGGCGAGAATGGAGGGCGCTGAGATTGTGATCGCTATTTTTCACTACGGAGTCGAGTATGACCGTGAACCCAATGAAGAACAAAGAAGAATTTCGGAAGAGGTTCTCTCTCGGGGGGTAGATGTTGTTCTGGGTGCACACCCTCACGTTGTTCAGCCCATCGCTCACCTTTTTGATTTCAGCACGTGGCGGGTCAATGACAAATATGTGGCCTATTCCTTGGGCAACTTTGTCTCTGCGCAGCGGTGGCGCTACTCGGACAGCGGGGTTATTGTCTACGTAAAGCTCAAGAAGCAGGGATTGCGAGCGTACGTAGACGGGATTAGCTACCTTCCCGTGTATGTACAGCGATCCAGCAGTTCCTATCCTCCTCAGTACCGGGTGCTCCCCGTGCTCCCCGGATACGCCCCAACGAGCGACCTCCCGTTGACGAAAGACGACACAGCGCGTATGGCTCAGGTCTGGGAGGAACTGCGAGAGATGTTATATCGGCCCGATGAGGGAATAGAGCCCATTGATCCTTCGATGCTGGGACTCTAGTTCGGGTGGTCGTCAGTAGGCTGTTCTGATACCATCCCTGGACTATGTTGGAGTTTGACCGCAACGCACCGATCGACACAGAGGTTCTCGCCCAGTTTTTCGCCCGTTGTGGTTGGAGAGAGCCAGATGCTGCTGTCAAACTGGAGTGGGCGTTGGCCACCTCGGAAGAGTGGTTAGTCTGCAAGCTTGATGGGCTTATTGTAGGCTTCGGTCGCTCGTATCGTCTTAACGCCAGCGCAAGAGTGGTTTTTGACGTCGTGGTTGATCCTCGCCTGGAGCAAAGTGGACTTAGAGACTTGATAATTCGAGCTCTAGCTGATAGCGCCGGGGGCCTAGAGGAAGTATCGGTGTTTCGACCAACCCCGGGGCCCAGCCCCGAGCTGGCTCTGCCATCTGAAGGTGAGCAACAGGGCGTACGGGGCCAGGATATTTATCTGGGTAAGCAAAAGACCGGGCTCGTAAGGGAAGAATGAGAATGTCTTTGGGTTCAGGCCTTTTGTCCGCAGCGTCCGATCAGTCTGCTTCTGAGCGGCCCTATCAAGTTGTCTGTATCCCTGGGGACGGCATAGGTCCCGAAATCATGGCGGTAGCCAAGACTGTAGTCGCCGCTACGGGGGTGCCTATTGAGTGGGTGGATGTTGAGGCAGGGGCTGCTGTCCTGGAAAAGCAGGGCACGCCTCTCCCCGACGAGGTCGTTGACCTCATTCGCAAAACCAAAGTGGCCCTCAAGGGACCTGTGACCACGCCAGTGGGTTCGGGGTTCCGCAGCATTAATGTCGCGTTGAGAGTAGCCTTAGACTTGTTTGCCAATGTGCGGCCGGCCATGAGTTTCCCCGGGGTAAGTGCTCGCTTTCAAGATGTTGATCTGGTGGTGGTAAGGGAAAACACTGAAGATCTCTACGCAGGTATTGAACGGATGGTCGATGCCGATCGGGCGGAATCGGTGAAAGTGATCACCAGGCGGGCAAGCGAGAGAATAGCGCGGTTCGCCTTTGCTTACGCAAGGCGTGAGGCACGAAGTCGGGTCACCATCGTACATAAAGCGAACATCATGAAGCTATCGGACGGTCTGTTCTTGGAGACTGCCCGCAAAGTTGCGGCCGACTTTCCGGACGTTCTTTGTGACGACCGAATTGTCGATAACATATGCGCTCAACTTGTGCAGTGTCCGGAGCGTTACGACATTCTGCTTTGCCCTAACCTTTACGGCGACATCATCAGTGACCTCTGCGCAGGGCTTGTGGGAGGTCTTGGTTTGGCTCCCGGGGCCAACATTGGCGAAGAGTGCGCAGTGTTTGAGGCTGTGCACGGGTCTGCTCCAGACATCGCGGGCCAGGATAAGGCCAATCCCACTGCGCTCGTCCTGTCTGCGGCTCTCATGCTCAAGCATCTTGGAGAGGCCAGCGCCGGGACAGCGGTCGTTGAGGGAGTGAGGCGCGTGCTTGCTGCTGGGCGCTGGGTCACTCCTGATCTTGGCGGCTCGTGTGGAACCAAAGCCATGGGAGCTGCCATAGCCGAGGAAGTTGCCCGCCTCGCCTAGCGGTCCCTCGTTTAGCAGTTCCTGGCCTAGCGGTTCCTGGCCTAGCAGTTCCTGGCCTAGCGGTTGTCCTCCCTTTGTGGACCTCTTGTTGGCCTCAACTTTAGGCTAGGCTTGACCAGTCCGGACAAGCGCCGCAAGGGTTTCCTCCATGATGTCAAGTCCTTCCTCGAGGACCGAGTCTTCGATGGTAAGAGGCGGCAGCACCCGGACCACGTTATGATGGATGCCTGCTCCCACGGTTAGGAGGCCGTTCTCACAGAGCTTCGCCCGGTAATTCTTGGCCAATTCGGCCGCTGGCTTCTTGGTGGTGGGATCTTCGACCAGCTCTATCCCAACCATAGCTCCCAGACAGCGAACGTCTCCTATACAGGAAAAACGTTCCTGCATTTGGCGTAGCCGCATGCAGGCGCGGTTACCTATCTCTGCCGCGCGTTGTAGCAGACGCTCGCTTTCGATCACTTCGAACACCGCCAGACCTGCTCGACAGGCCAGGGGATTTCCACCGAAGGTGGTGCCCACACCGCCGGTGTGGACAGCGTCCATAATGTCTTGCCGGCCCGTTACCGCCGAAATAGGGAGGCCTGCTCCCAAAGCCTTGGCCGTGGTCACTAGGTCAGCAGCCACGCCAAAATGCTCCAGGGCGAACCATTTGCCCGTGCGGCCGATACCCGTTTGAATCTCGTCTGCGATAAGAAGGATCTCGTGCTTGCGGCAAAGATCGCGGATCTTTTGCAGGTACTCCATCGGAGGCACAATGATGCCCCCCTCGCCTACTACGGGCTCTATCACCACAGCTGCTACGTCCGAAGGATCGACGTGAGCGGCAAACGCGTCTTCCAGCAGGCTGGCACACTCGCACTCGCAGCCAGGGTAGGTAAGCCCGAGCGGACAGCGGTAGCAATAGGCGTAGGGAACCCGGTACACATCAGAGGCATAGGGTCCGAAGCCTTTCTTATAGGGATCCACTTGAGAAGTCAGGCTGAGAGCCATGTAAGTGCGGCCGTGGAACCCGTTCTCAAAGGCCACGACTGAGCGCCGCCTTGTGACGTAGCGGGCGATTTTCACGGCGTTTTCTACCGCCTCCGCTCCTGAGTTAATGAAAAATGTCCGTTTGGCGAAGTCACCGGGAACCAGATTGTTAAGCCTGTCAGCTAAGCGAAGATAGGGTTCGTAACCGGCCACACCAAAGCAGGTATGAGAAAAAAGCTCTGCTTGTTCCTTGACGGCTTCAACCACTTTTGGATGGCTGTGTCCCACATTCACGACGGCGATGCCCGAGGCAAAGTCAATGTAGCGTCGTCCCTCGACGTCCCACATGTAGGCGTTGCGAGCCCGAGCAACGTATAAGGGCGGGCTGGCAACACTGGTTGGAACTGTTGCAGACTTAAGAGCGCCAAGTTCGGCGTTTGTCATTGCTCCTCCATTTCTGCTCCCGTTGCCTTTGAGGGTATCATGCTGAAGTAGGAGTGTATGCCCAAGAGGGGCTTTGTACTGCAGGTTTAGCGTTGTGTAAACTTACACACGATTGCGCTTGGCCCAAAGATCAAGCCTGTCCAGTAGCAAGGAGTACATAGTGAGTATGAAGAGCGAGACAGTTTTTGCCGGCCCGGCTCGAGCTCCCCACCGTTCCCTGCTGCGCGCGCTGGGCGTGGCTCGCGAGGATAGCGGCAAGCCGTTGATCGGGGTAGCCAACTCTTACAACGAGCTCATCCCTGGTCATTTGCATCTGAACACCCTGGCTCAGCAGGTCAAGTTTGGGGTGTACGAGGCGGGCGGAGTGCCGCTCGAATTCAATGTTATTGGCGTGTGCGACGGGATCGCCATGAACCATGAGGGAATGTTCTACTCTCTCGTTTCGCGCGAAGTTATCGCCGACTCAGTGGAGATCATGGTCAAGGCTCATGCCCTAGACGCCTTAGTCCTGGTGACTAACTGCGACAAGATAATTCCCGGTATGGTTATGGCGGCGGCCAGGCTTGATCTGCCCGTAGTGGTGGTATCTGGTGGGCCTATGCTTGCCGGAGACTTTAGGGGGACAAAGGTCAGCCTGTCACAGGTATTTGAAGGCCTGGGGCGCTACCTTAAAGGCGAATGGACCCAGGAAGACTTGGACGAATTGGAGGATTCCGCCTGCCCCACCTGCGGTTCTTGTGCGGGTTTGTTCACAGCCAATTCGATGAGCTGTGTGACGGAGGCCCTCGGTCTTAGTTTGCCTGCGGACGCAACTATTCCGGCTCCGTATTCCGCTCGCCTCATCCTTGCCAGACGGAGCGGAAAGG
This region includes:
- a CDS encoding TRAP transporter large permease translates to MSNEVIGIIGLAVFFILIYLGLPISMAFLTVGIGGIALFRTFGSSLSILGTSPFHTMTSYVWSVFPLFTFMGFLALMANVAPSFYEGCKAWIGHWPGGMGHACILANTAFGACVGDPTTAAMTFTPMSLPVMRKQGYADRVSIGVISASGILATLIPPSGSLIIYGALTSTSIGELFMAGVIPGLALAVLYMITLGVICVINPRLAPPSEKASWRERWVGLWRMWPFVFVLAVILGGIYLGVFTPTEAGAVGCFVMLIIAVFRRGLSWKSFLQAFAEAGKVMGAVGFMIVGATIFNVFLAFTGLPKALAESVAGVTQSPLIFSLLMIVVYFVLGMFMDPGSVTLLTVPLFYPICQAVGLSSLQYGVLLTLMLGIGGLTPPYGMILIMIAGYFRGIKLGDAFRGAAPYIIPLLIMAVLIVLFPAIVHFLPSHMVNR
- a CDS encoding GNAT family N-acetyltransferase — encoded protein: MTTGRKTDYDPDWQEKYKDMIMTAEQAVSHIRPGQRIFIGTGGAQPLHLVRALVARHADLADTQVISSLTLGEAPYAFKELVDYFSVNTFFISANVREMIQQGYGDYTPIALSDIPALFSSGRLPLDVALIQVTPPDKLGRCSLGISVDIVKAAAANAGLVIAQVNPQMPWTMGDSLVNVLDLDILVPVDEPLIETTYESFGETVGQEGTLEDTDSVIQAIGENIASLVEDGSTIEIGIGRIPHAVVAHLKDKKDLGIHTELITDAIIPLIESGAVTGNQKSLDRGKIVTSFAIGTRRLYEYVDNNPLFSFNPTEYVNDPFIIGRQNKMVAINTALEVDLTGQVCSDSLGTMFYSGIGGQSDFNQGAGRSPGGRAIIALPSTAEGGKVSRIVPTLKPGAGVVTPRGAVHYVVTEYGIAYLHGKTIQERALALICIAHPKFREELLAKAIEYKWVRPELADVEGRFVVGPKEVRTTMVLDDGTLISFRAMNPTDEPLTRDLFYSLSQETIYYRYMQHLKRIPRKQLQNFVYVDHRNEVAIVGTIPAPQGEEIIAIGRYYLDPKTNRAEVAFVVRDDWQNRGIGTFIMKHLANIAKRNGIAGFTAEVLRDNKPMQAVINKSGFKVRSQLRNGVYHYEIDF
- a CDS encoding acetate--CoA ligase family protein, whose translation is MLESLLYPHNIAVVGASRTPGKVGYAVVANLVKSGYQGEIIPVNPAGGEMFGLKVYKSLEEYGQPLDVCVITVPTQAVKQAIISCLKLKTKNVVVITAGFKEVGEEGARLEREITDLCRSAGTRLLGPNCLGLINTHHNMNATFASHTPQPGGISVVSQSGALCAAILDMAAQRKLGLACLLSIGNKADLDETDFLAAFADDDKTKVIVGYLESITSGDEFIRVGEAVASVKPVVILKAGTTQAGSRAASSHTGALAGADIAYGAAFRRAGIIRAETFESLFDIATAFAMQPLPKGNRVAIITNAGGPGIMAADAVEQAGLQVAPLHPRIADELREKLPPAASVGNPIDVLGDADPERYALAVEAAQADPTIDAVLVILTPQAMTRPADTARAIASKARGEKPLLAAFMGGAEVMPAREELVAANLPDYPSPERAVTALKAMVDYAAWRARPPRIVTRFPVNRRRVERIISRQLRLGRLYVSEVKAKDILRAYDFVVPEGKFVSTAEEAAEIAPRLGFPLAMKIVSPDIIHKSDVGGVALNLGSVQEVVDAFELMMLRIPRRVPNAVLEGVYLEQMVPKGREVILGMVRDPQFGPMLMFGLGGIFVEVMKDVTFHLAPITQSEAMEMLMGTRSYKLLEGVRGQSGVNLAAIAEALQRISQLVTDFPQIAELDINPFIVREPGEDSVAADARIQLSPGGAR
- a CDS encoding CapA family protein — protein: MKNVFRIFLVLVAVLALCSPLMFWPAEQASVTGTQIAEATVTIPSPVVVTATLVSTETTAPPTTATTVASSLTTTTTTEPVLTATIAAVGDVLPHVPIMRGAHDPATKSYDFRPLFASVAPYISRADYAVANLETKVAGEDFGYSGYPLFNCPTSIAYALRSAGFDLMATANNHTFDFGWEGLVATLDNLERFGLAHVGTYRSLDEQRKPFVVDVQGIKVAFLNYTSWLNGFVVPRDRQPYAVNMLDADQVAEDAAAARMEGAEIVIAIFHYGVEYDREPNEEQRRISEEVLSRGVDVVLGAHPHVVQPIAHLFDFSTWRVNDKYVAYSLGNFVSAQRWRYSDSGVIVYVKLKKQGLRAYVDGISYLPVYVQRSSSSYPPQYRVLPVLPGYAPTSDLPLTKDDTARMAQVWEELREMLYRPDEGIEPIDPSMLGL
- a CDS encoding isocitrate/isopropylmalate dehydrogenase family protein codes for the protein MSLGSGLLSAASDQSASERPYQVVCIPGDGIGPEIMAVAKTVVAATGVPIEWVDVEAGAAVLEKQGTPLPDEVVDLIRKTKVALKGPVTTPVGSGFRSINVALRVALDLFANVRPAMSFPGVSARFQDVDLVVVRENTEDLYAGIERMVDADRAESVKVITRRASERIARFAFAYARREARSRVTIVHKANIMKLSDGLFLETARKVAADFPDVLCDDRIVDNICAQLVQCPERYDILLCPNLYGDIISDLCAGLVGGLGLAPGANIGEECAVFEAVHGSAPDIAGQDKANPTALVLSAALMLKHLGEASAGTAVVEGVRRVLAAGRWVTPDLGGSCGTKAMGAAIAEEVARLA
- the gabT gene encoding 4-aminobutyrate--2-oxoglutarate transaminase, which encodes MTNAELGALKSATVPTSVASPPLYVARARNAYMWDVEGRRYIDFASGIAVVNVGHSHPKVVEAVKEQAELFSHTCFGVAGYEPYLRLADRLNNLVPGDFAKRTFFINSGAEAVENAVKIARYVTRRRSVVAFENGFHGRTYMALSLTSQVDPYKKGFGPYASDVYRVPYAYCYRCPLGLTYPGCECECASLLEDAFAAHVDPSDVAAVVIEPVVGEGGIIVPPMEYLQKIRDLCRKHEILLIADEIQTGIGRTGKWFALEHFGVAADLVTTAKALGAGLPISAVTGRQDIMDAVHTGGVGTTFGGNPLACRAGLAVFEVIESERLLQRAAEIGNRACMRLRQMQERFSCIGDVRCLGAMVGIELVEDPTTKKPAAELAKNYRAKLCENGLLTVGAGIHHNVVRVLPPLTIEDSVLEEGLDIMEETLAALVRTGQA